The proteins below are encoded in one region of Pelecanus crispus isolate bPelCri1 chromosome 4, bPelCri1.pri, whole genome shotgun sequence:
- the PPM1K gene encoding protein phosphatase Mn(2+)-dependent 1K, whose translation MSTATLINLVRNGGYQVRRRAVLTSRLLQDEKRPTAVCYSSTSERRASRFDSDGSGRPTTWDTFGIWDNRIDEPILLPPSIKYGKPIPKVSLANVGCASHIGKRKENEDRFDYAQLTEDVLYFAVYDGHGGAAAADFCDKYMEKYIKEFLAEEENLENVLNKAFLEINKAYERHAHLSADATLMNSGTTATVALLRDGIELVVASVGDSRALLCRKGKAMKLTIDHTPERKEEKERIRKCGGFVAWNSLGQPHVNGRLAMTRSIGDLDLKNSGVIAQPETKRVQLHHADDSFLVLTTDGINFMVNSQEICDFINQCHDPAEAAHVVTEQAMQFGTEDNSTVVIVPFGAWGKYKNGEINFSFSRSFASSGRWA comes from the exons ATGTCAACAGCTACTTTAATTAATTTGGTACGAAACGGAGGGTATCAAGTAAGAAGGAGAGCCGTGCTGACGTCCCGCCTCTTGCAAGACGAGAAGCGTCCGACAGCCGTGTGCTACAGCTCCACCTCCGAGCGCCGTGCTTCCCGCTTCGATTCAGACGGGAGTGGGCGACCTACCACATGGGACACCTTTGGCATCTGGGACAATCGCATTGACGAACCTATTCTCCTCCCACCAAGCATAAAGTATGGAAAGCCAATTCCAAAAGTCAGCCTGGCCAACGTGGGCTGTGCTAGCCATATTGGGAAGCGTAAGGAAAATGAAGACCGGTTTGATTATGCTCAGCTGACGGAGGATGTCCTATACTTTGCAGTATATGATGGACACGGTGGGGCGGCAGCAGCAGACTTCTGTGATAAGtacatggaaaaatatattaa AGAATTTCTTGCTGAGGAGGAGAacttggaaaatgttttgaacaAAGCTTTTCTAGAAATAAACAAAGCCTACGAAAGGCACGCTCATCTGTCTGCTGATG CAACTCTGATGAACTCTGGGACCACTGCAACAGTGGCTCTGCTCCGGGACGGTATTGAGCTGGTTGTGGCAAGTGTGGGAGACAGTCGTGCTCTGCTGTGTCGAAAGGGAAAGGCCATGAAACTCACCATTGACCATACtccagaaagaaaggaggagaaggaaag GATTAGGAAGTGCGGTGGCTTCGTTGCCTGGAACAGTCTGGGACAACCTCATGTGAATGGTAGACTTGCAATGACGCGGAGCATAGGAGATTTGGATCTTAAAAACAGTGGTGTGATAGCCCAGCCAGAAACAAAAAGGGTTCAG CTGCATCATGCGGACGACAGCTTCCTGGTCCTTACTACAGACGGTATTAACTTCATGGTGAACAGTCAGGAGATCTGCGACTTCATTAACCAGTGCCATGATCCTGCTGAAGCTGCCCACGTTGTTACTGAGCAG GCAATGCAGTTCGGCACTGAAGACAACAGCACAGTTGTCATAGTGCCATTTGGAGCATGGGGAAAGTACAAAAACGGTGAGATCAACTTCTCCTTCAGCCGCAGTTTTGCTTCCAGTGGAAGGTGGGCGTGA